A stretch of the Bacillus sp. FJAT-18017 genome encodes the following:
- a CDS encoding ArsR/SmtB family transcription factor: MSSSAQKHDVFQAIADPTRREVLRLLAEKERPISEITSHFPISRTAIAKHLQVLSEAELVSGRKVGREKIYQLRPEPLTELKQWLSFYEKFWGNRLSVLKHIVENGEQGIKAVDKADSTGND, encoded by the coding sequence GTGTCATCCTCTGCTCAAAAGCATGATGTTTTTCAGGCCATAGCCGATCCAACACGTAGAGAGGTTCTACGATTGCTGGCGGAAAAGGAACGTCCCATTTCCGAAATCACCTCCCACTTTCCAATAAGCAGAACTGCGATTGCTAAACACCTGCAGGTTCTTTCAGAGGCAGAGTTAGTCAGCGGACGGAAAGTCGGCCGGGAGAAGATTTACCAGCTTCGCCCGGAGCCTTTGACGGAACTGAAGCAATGGCTGTCCTTTTACGAGAAGTTTTGGGGAAATAGGCTTTCTGTTCTTAAGCATATTGTGGAAAATGGTGAACAAGGGATAAAGGCGGTTGATAAAGCAGATTCGACCGGCAATGACTAG
- a CDS encoding aminodeoxychorismate lyase produces MRINLLSSFAAGMFLTTAICAVVYFTVDTPKASSKTENVEKVELSEGEMKGELETKGYVVQTQEEYDKTINDAKAAAQKQTKPAEAPSNAKPVTKVVINVSDGMTSINVGRALEQAGIVKDAFAFSKDIEKKGLMKKLRPGVYMVDSSMTYDQVISTIFR; encoded by the coding sequence ATGAGAATTAACTTATTGAGCAGTTTTGCTGCCGGAATGTTTTTAACAACAGCTATTTGTGCAGTTGTTTACTTCACTGTTGACACACCTAAGGCTTCATCCAAGACTGAAAACGTTGAAAAAGTTGAATTGTCCGAAGGCGAGATGAAAGGTGAGCTCGAAACGAAAGGCTATGTTGTGCAAACCCAAGAGGAATACGACAAGACTATAAACGATGCCAAGGCTGCGGCCCAAAAACAAACAAAGCCTGCAGAAGCCCCGTCTAACGCCAAACCTGTAACCAAAGTAGTTATTAATGTTTCGGATGGCATGACCAGTATTAATGTAGGAAGAGCATTAGAACAAGCCGGTATAGTCAAGGATGCCTTTGCTTTTTCAAAGGACATTGAGAAAAAGGGTCTGATGAAAAAGCTGCGCCCTGGTGTATATATGGTAGACAGTTCTATGACATATGATCAGGTCATTTCTACTATTTTCCGATAG
- a CDS encoding TetR/AcrR family transcriptional regulator — translation MSPRPKQALELKTILETAAKIADKSGLNEVTLANLSKELNIRPPSLYNHFEGLSGLHENLAVYGIQQLYNSLVKEAVGLAGEEAVMKLAKAYVDFVRRHPGLYEATISTRTVINEEFHEVGNKIVDLTKRVLKAYGLEGESAIHAVRGLRSILHGFSSLEQKGGFGLALETDLSLTFIIKSFLKGIEEINVN, via the coding sequence ATGTCACCCAGACCGAAACAAGCGCTGGAGCTAAAAACCATTTTAGAAACAGCCGCAAAAATAGCAGATAAATCGGGGCTGAATGAGGTTACCCTTGCTAACCTTTCCAAAGAACTGAATATCCGCCCGCCATCTTTATACAATCATTTTGAAGGGTTATCAGGGCTGCATGAAAATTTAGCAGTGTACGGAATCCAACAGCTATATAACTCCCTTGTAAAGGAAGCTGTCGGCCTTGCCGGGGAAGAAGCCGTAATGAAATTGGCAAAAGCGTATGTTGATTTTGTCCGCAGGCATCCAGGTTTATATGAGGCCACGATTTCTACGCGAACCGTAATTAACGAAGAATTTCATGAGGTTGGGAATAAGATAGTTGACCTTACTAAACGAGTTCTTAAAGCATATGGCTTGGAGGGAGAAAGTGCAATCCATGCTGTCAGGGGACTCCGAAGCATCCTTCACGGTTTTTCTTCACTCGAACAAAAGGGCGGATTCGGATTGGCCCTGGAAACAGACCTAAGCCTAACCTTCATCATCAAGTCATTTTTAAAAGGAATCGAGGAAATAAACGTTAACTAG
- a CDS encoding TRAP transporter permease gives MNKGLQDQNTLTEKDLQDLLAEYDPEAGTRRLKGLAHKLVVLLAISFSIFHIYTAYIGGLGSQLQRSIHLAFVLCLIFLLFPYTKKKIGEAKIPIYDIVLAAIGAFVGLYWLLFFDDIVSRIGMHSPLDLTVGALAIVLVLEGCRRVVGLPITIIVSVFLVYALFGQYFPSFLRHGGLSFERMFSHMYFTTEGILGTPLAVSATFIFLFVLFGAILDKTGVGDYFNDLALVVAGRASGGPAKVTIFSSALQGTISGSSVANVVTSGAFTIPLMKKLGYRKEFAGGVEAASSTGGQIMPPVMGAAAFLMAEFTGIPYWTIVKAAAIPAILYFVGIWIMTHYEAKRLGLRGLTKEELPSGKYVLSRLYLLVPIVAIIYFLSTGMSPMRAALYALFIAVVTGFIQPGEKRLTIKGLFEALETGARAALGVAIACAAAGMIVGVIVLTGIGLKFANGLIDLAGGNLFITLVMTMVASLILGMGVPTTANYVITSMIAAPVLVELGFPLLAAHMFVFYFGILADITPPVALAAFAASGIGKSDPLKTGFESTRLAIAAFIIPYIFVFQPQMLLIDTEWTGAIGIMISSTIGMIGVGAGMIGYWVKPLNILLRMVLVAAGIMLVIPELTTSIIGFVLMVAIYVYQKFFQSSTDKNLKLGKQQQQL, from the coding sequence TTGAATAAAGGGTTACAGGATCAAAATACTCTCACAGAAAAAGACCTCCAGGACCTGCTGGCGGAATACGATCCGGAAGCAGGGACGAGAAGGTTAAAAGGACTAGCGCACAAACTTGTCGTGCTGCTGGCAATTTCGTTTTCCATTTTCCATATTTACACTGCATATATTGGCGGGCTTGGCTCACAGCTCCAGCGGTCGATCCATCTTGCGTTTGTTCTGTGTTTAATATTTCTTTTATTTCCTTATACGAAAAAGAAAATCGGTGAAGCGAAAATTCCGATTTATGATATAGTCTTGGCGGCAATAGGGGCATTTGTCGGCCTGTATTGGCTCCTGTTCTTTGATGATATCGTTAGTAGGATTGGAATGCATAGCCCACTTGATCTTACCGTAGGAGCACTGGCCATTGTCCTGGTTCTTGAAGGATGCCGGAGAGTTGTCGGCTTGCCGATTACGATCATTGTATCAGTATTCCTTGTGTACGCATTGTTCGGGCAATACTTCCCATCGTTTTTAAGGCATGGCGGACTTTCCTTTGAACGGATGTTTTCCCATATGTACTTCACAACTGAGGGAATCTTAGGAACACCGCTGGCAGTATCGGCTACGTTCATCTTCTTGTTCGTACTCTTTGGGGCGATTCTTGATAAAACAGGTGTAGGGGATTATTTTAATGATCTTGCACTTGTCGTTGCCGGAAGGGCGAGCGGAGGACCGGCAAAAGTAACGATTTTTTCCAGTGCGCTTCAAGGAACAATAAGTGGAAGTTCGGTTGCGAATGTCGTTACATCGGGTGCCTTTACAATCCCGCTGATGAAGAAGCTTGGCTACCGTAAGGAGTTTGCGGGAGGCGTTGAAGCGGCTTCATCTACCGGAGGACAAATCATGCCCCCGGTAATGGGAGCGGCCGCCTTCCTAATGGCGGAATTTACGGGAATACCTTATTGGACAATCGTAAAGGCAGCTGCGATACCCGCAATCCTTTACTTTGTCGGTATTTGGATTATGACTCACTATGAAGCAAAAAGGCTTGGCCTGAGAGGTTTGACAAAGGAAGAACTGCCTTCGGGCAAATATGTTCTTTCAAGATTATATTTACTTGTACCAATCGTCGCCATTATCTATTTCTTGAGTACTGGAATGAGCCCAATGCGTGCGGCGCTGTATGCCCTGTTCATTGCTGTTGTCACCGGGTTCATCCAGCCGGGTGAAAAAAGGCTGACGATTAAAGGCTTGTTCGAAGCTCTTGAAACGGGTGCTCGGGCCGCGCTTGGCGTAGCGATTGCCTGTGCGGCTGCGGGAATGATTGTCGGAGTAATTGTTTTAACTGGAATCGGCTTGAAGTTTGCCAACGGACTGATTGACCTTGCTGGAGGAAACTTGTTCATCACATTGGTAATGACGATGGTGGCGAGCCTGATTCTTGGAATGGGCGTCCCGACGACGGCGAACTATGTTATTACGTCAATGATAGCCGCACCTGTGCTGGTCGAGCTTGGATTCCCGCTATTGGCTGCGCACATGTTTGTATTTTATTTCGGCATATTGGCTGACATTACACCGCCAGTCGCATTGGCTGCTTTTGCCGCCTCGGGAATTGGCAAGAGTGACCCGCTAAAGACTGGATTCGAATCAACCCGTCTGGCTATTGCCGCCTTTATCATCCCGTATATCTTCGTATTCCAGCCGCAAATGCTGCTCATCGACACCGAGTGGACGGGAGCAATTGGAATTATGATAAGCTCAACGATTGGGATGATAGGAGTCGGAGCGGGAATGATCGGCTATTGGGTCAAACCATTAAACATTCTCCTGCGGATGGTCCTTGTCGCGGCGGGTATCATGCTCGTTATACCGGAGTTAACAACATCCATTATCGGATTTGTGCTGATGGTCGCTATTTATGTGTATCAAAAGTTTTTCCAAAGCAGCACCGATAAAAACTTAAAACTTGGCAAGCAACAGCAGCAATTGTAA
- a CDS encoding YjcZ family sporulation protein: MSGDGVGYGGGFALVVVLFILLIIIGSSYVGGRY, from the coding sequence ATGTCTGGTGATGGAGTAGGTTATGGTGGAGGCTTTGCTTTAGTCGTTGTCCTGTTTATCTTATTGATCATTATAGGATCTTCATATGTTGGCGGCAGGTATTAA
- a CDS encoding TAXI family TRAP transporter solute-binding subunit — MKKGLVALMSVFFLIVAGCSSSGSSGGDSDPKAITIATGGTGGVYYPLGGGIAEILEGEMDITATAQVTGASVENMQLLSKGDVQVSFTQNDIADYAVNGKEVFKDKLKGISAISTLYPEIIQLVVAADSDIQTIEDLKGKKVSVGAPGSGNEANSKQILAAAGLDYDDIDEELKSYADSADSFKDGLIDAMFVTSGVPNSSVSDIAVSKKVRVVSLGDDIISKLKSDYPFFIDEVVPAGSYEGQDQDAKTVAVLAALTVSSDLSEDFVYDLTKAIYENLDKLSAKHAKGKEVKAEAALEGLTIPLHPGAKKYFDEKGIKQ, encoded by the coding sequence ATGAAAAAAGGATTAGTTGCGTTAATGTCAGTATTTTTTCTAATTGTTGCCGGATGCTCTTCTTCAGGTTCTTCCGGAGGGGATTCCGATCCAAAAGCTATCACAATTGCAACAGGGGGAACAGGCGGGGTTTATTATCCGCTGGGTGGCGGAATAGCTGAGATTTTGGAAGGTGAAATGGACATTACTGCAACCGCACAGGTAACTGGAGCGTCTGTTGAAAACATGCAGCTGCTTTCCAAAGGAGATGTGCAGGTATCATTCACTCAAAATGATATTGCCGATTATGCGGTGAATGGCAAAGAGGTTTTTAAAGACAAGCTGAAAGGAATCAGCGCAATCTCGACTCTTTACCCGGAAATCATCCAGCTCGTTGTTGCTGCGGACAGCGATATTCAAACAATTGAAGACCTGAAAGGGAAGAAAGTATCCGTTGGGGCACCAGGAAGCGGAAACGAAGCAAACAGCAAGCAGATTCTTGCAGCTGCTGGCCTCGACTATGACGATATTGATGAAGAACTGAAATCATATGCTGATTCAGCCGACAGCTTTAAAGATGGCTTGATTGATGCAATGTTTGTAACTTCCGGAGTTCCAAACTCTTCGGTGTCCGATATTGCCGTGTCAAAGAAAGTCCGTGTTGTAAGCCTTGGCGATGACATCATCTCCAAGCTGAAATCGGACTATCCATTCTTCATCGATGAAGTTGTACCGGCGGGATCATACGAAGGCCAGGACCAAGATGCAAAAACCGTTGCTGTACTCGCCGCTTTGACAGTCAGCAGCGATTTAAGCGAAGACTTTGTTTATGACCTTACAAAAGCAATCTATGAAAATCTTGATAAATTAAGTGCAAAGCATGCAAAAGGAAAGGAAGTCAAGGCTGAAGCAGCTCTTGAAGGACTGACCATTCCTCTGCACCCGGGTGCAAAGAAGTACTTTGACGAGAAGGGCATCAAGCAGTAA
- a CDS encoding helix-turn-helix transcriptional regulator, with protein MLENRVRELRARFKWTQQDLADAIGATRQTIGLIEKGDYAPSVTLALKISKAFNLPIEEIFYLKGE; from the coding sequence ATGCTTGAAAACAGAGTGCGTGAACTTAGGGCGCGTTTTAAGTGGACTCAACAGGACTTAGCAGATGCTATTGGTGCAACCCGCCAAACCATTGGCCTTATTGAAAAGGGGGACTACGCCCCTTCGGTTACATTAGCATTAAAGATTTCTAAAGCATTTAACTTACCAATTGAAGAGATTTTTTATCTAAAGGGGGAGTGA
- a CDS encoding YjcZ family sporulation protein, which yields MGFSGGYGGYGGGYGGGFALIVVLFILLIIIGAVCFNGY from the coding sequence ATGGGCTTTTCCGGCGGATATGGCGGCTACGGCGGTGGTTATGGCGGCGGTTTCGCTTTAATCGTTGTCTTGTTCATTCTTTTAATCATTATCGGCGCAGTTTGCTTTAATGGTTATTAA
- a CDS encoding DUF1850 domain-containing protein, whose product MKKYAAILAGLTLLFWSLQANQTPELTITSNKTNEILWSKPVEQGDLFTIRFTHSVERTEVDEVLRIGDGNLVIDSTIYESFGAGLPFDIEEGQKMKTEDGKVTIENINREIPFMDLFIGQVIANHTLIIEEEEIPLKSLSEPGTSVRFSVTDESRVQSFFRRLLQFE is encoded by the coding sequence ATGAAGAAGTACGCTGCAATCCTCGCAGGTTTAACGCTCTTATTTTGGTCGCTGCAAGCGAACCAAACCCCGGAGTTGACCATCACATCAAATAAAACAAATGAAATTTTGTGGAGCAAGCCTGTCGAGCAGGGCGATTTGTTTACGATCAGGTTTACCCACTCAGTGGAAAGAACCGAAGTTGACGAAGTCCTCCGGATTGGCGATGGTAATCTGGTGATTGATTCTACAATCTATGAATCTTTTGGGGCCGGTTTGCCCTTTGATATTGAAGAAGGACAGAAAATGAAGACGGAAGACGGAAAGGTCACCATTGAGAATATCAATCGCGAAATTCCGTTCATGGATTTGTTTATCGGACAGGTCATTGCGAATCATACGTTGATTATCGAGGAAGAAGAAATTCCCTTGAAATCTCTGAGTGAACCTGGTACATCAGTGCGCTTCTCTGTTACAGACGAAAGCCGAGTACAGTCATTTTTTAGGAGGTTGTTGCAATTTGAATAA
- a CDS encoding SRPBCC family protein, producing the protein MENRLQDIKQTVVFNAPIQKVWNHVSTAEGISEWFMPNDFKPEVGYEFTIQSPFGPSPCKVTEYEPPHRLSFDWDTDGWFLTFELKELGDQTEFTLIHGGWKQADEIIGKAGEKSSVIRDRMSHGWTGIVENLRGIVEK; encoded by the coding sequence ATGGAAAACAGATTGCAGGATATTAAACAAACCGTTGTCTTTAATGCACCGATTCAAAAAGTCTGGAATCATGTGTCAACTGCAGAGGGCATCTCGGAATGGTTTATGCCCAATGATTTTAAGCCAGAAGTGGGATATGAATTTACCATACAGTCACCGTTTGGGCCGTCACCATGTAAGGTTACCGAATATGAACCACCCCATCGCCTTTCGTTTGATTGGGATACCGACGGATGGTTTTTAACCTTTGAATTAAAGGAACTCGGCGATCAGACCGAATTCACCTTAATCCACGGTGGTTGGAAGCAGGCAGATGAAATCATTGGTAAGGCTGGCGAAAAATCCTCCGTTATTCGCGACAGAATGTCTCACGGTTGGACTGGCATTGTAGAAAATCTACGCGGTATTGTGGAGAAGTAA
- a CDS encoding MBL fold metallo-hydrolase has translation MRIIHEGNLYQLTTMPRVFPVNCYLVEEKTGLTLIDAAMPFSAKGIIQAVNSIGKPITSIVLTHAHEDHVGALDSIKAAFPDALVYVSERDSRIMEGDRSLEVHEEQTPIKGGIPKKLRTRADVQLKEGDRVGSLLAVESPGHTPGSMSFLDTRSNALIAGDAFQTRAGLAVAGDKRLLFPFPAIGTWSKATALKSARKLAILKPSLLATGHGEMIKNPVEPMEEVIRRFENSM, from the coding sequence GTGAGAATAATTCATGAGGGCAATTTGTATCAATTAACGACAATGCCAAGAGTTTTTCCGGTCAATTGCTATCTTGTAGAAGAAAAGACAGGGCTGACACTGATTGATGCCGCAATGCCATTTTCCGCAAAGGGAATTATACAAGCTGTAAATTCAATTGGTAAGCCGATTACGAGTATCGTTCTTACTCATGCTCATGAGGATCATGTAGGAGCACTGGATAGTATTAAAGCTGCGTTTCCCGATGCATTGGTTTATGTATCCGAGCGAGACTCAAGGATTATGGAAGGGGACCGGTCACTTGAAGTGCATGAAGAGCAAACCCCAATCAAAGGCGGTATTCCCAAAAAGCTTAGAACGAGAGCTGATGTACAATTGAAAGAAGGGGACAGGGTGGGCTCGCTGCTCGCCGTAGAGTCACCGGGACACACACCGGGCTCAATGTCTTTTTTAGACACCCGCAGCAATGCACTAATTGCTGGCGATGCATTCCAAACAAGGGCCGGACTGGCGGTAGCTGGCGACAAAAGATTGCTCTTTCCTTTTCCGGCAATCGGAACCTGGAGCAAGGCAACGGCTTTAAAAAGCGCAAGAAAATTAGCCATACTAAAACCGTCACTACTAGCTACTGGCCATGGCGAAATGATAAAAAATCCTGTGGAGCCAATGGAAGAAGTTATTCGGAGATTCGAAAATAGTATGTAG
- a CDS encoding SH3 domain-containing protein: MANKRRNEMKKRPVLGIVSKGVIASAIFASSFASTGVPFSSPPVAEAAAPAYTVNASSLNVRSGPGTQYARIGGLPRGSSINVIEKVSNGWYKINYNGKTGYVAGQYVAVNGTSVKSTYRVTATALNVRTGPSTKYARIGLLKNGAAVNVVKKESNGWYKINYNGKTAYVSGQYVSVNGVKSTYRVIATALNVRTGPSTKYARIGLLKNGATVNVVKKESNGWYRITYNGRTAYVAGQYVAAGTATILNVPLIAQRPVLPAGCEVTALAMALNYHGVNVSKTTLADKMPYDKTPLTRNSNGSIKTWGDPDVGYVGTPYGNGHTINPGPLKKLLDQYRPGGVNLHGKDFSQVEAHVKNGAPVLVWFTINHEMPNKRTWKTPAGKTISAPTPLHCIVVTGVDGKYVYFNDSEAVKKNIKMEKSKFIKIYNAMGKRALAVK; this comes from the coding sequence ATGGCTAATAAGAGAAGGAATGAGATGAAAAAGAGACCGGTTTTGGGGATTGTATCTAAAGGGGTTATTGCGTCGGCTATCTTTGCCAGTTCTTTCGCTTCAACAGGTGTTCCATTTAGCAGTCCACCTGTTGCAGAAGCAGCGGCTCCAGCCTATACAGTTAATGCGTCAAGCTTAAACGTCAGGTCAGGCCCTGGTACCCAATATGCCAGGATTGGCGGATTGCCGAGGGGCAGCAGCATTAACGTCATTGAGAAAGTAAGCAACGGCTGGTACAAAATTAATTACAATGGCAAAACTGGCTATGTTGCAGGGCAGTATGTAGCAGTCAACGGCACCTCAGTGAAAAGTACATATCGGGTCACAGCTACAGCTTTAAACGTTAGGACTGGGCCGAGCACAAAATATGCGAGAATCGGCCTTCTAAAGAATGGCGCGGCAGTGAATGTAGTCAAGAAGGAAAGTAATGGATGGTACAAAATTAACTACAATGGCAAAACTGCCTATGTTTCAGGACAGTATGTTTCAGTTAACGGAGTAAAAAGTACATATAGGGTCATAGCTACAGCTTTAAACGTAAGGACCGGTCCGAGCACAAAATACGCGAGAATCGGCCTGCTAAAGAATGGAGCGACAGTGAACGTGGTCAAGAAGGAGAGCAACGGCTGGTACCGAATTACATATAACGGAAGGACCGCCTATGTTGCCGGCCAGTACGTTGCAGCCGGAACAGCCACTATTCTCAATGTTCCACTGATCGCCCAGCGCCCTGTGCTGCCGGCTGGCTGTGAGGTAACAGCCCTGGCGATGGCGCTCAATTATCATGGTGTAAACGTAAGCAAAACAACCTTGGCAGATAAAATGCCGTATGATAAGACGCCTCTTACAAGGAACTCAAACGGCTCGATCAAGACATGGGGGGATCCGGATGTAGGATATGTCGGCACTCCATATGGCAACGGGCATACGATTAACCCAGGTCCACTGAAGAAACTCCTCGATCAGTACCGTCCGGGAGGAGTGAACCTTCACGGCAAGGATTTTTCTCAGGTTGAAGCCCACGTCAAAAACGGGGCACCGGTACTTGTCTGGTTTACAATTAACCATGAAATGCCGAATAAGCGCACCTGGAAGACTCCTGCCGGAAAAACAATATCAGCCCCAACTCCGCTCCACTGCATCGTTGTTACAGGTGTAGATGGAAAGTATGTATACTTTAACGACAGTGAAGCTGTAAAAAAGAATATAAAAATGGAAAAATCTAAGTTTATCAAGATTTACAATGCAATGGGAAAACGCGCACTGGCGGTTAAATAA
- a CDS encoding small multi-drug export protein, whose amino-acid sequence MLEWVAEVNVIWQYLVLFLLALAPWMDVSLIVPLGILWGMSPIGVGITAFVGNFILIFLLGLFFKQFSRWRAKRREKKGITGPTKKETRSRKIWEKYGIPGLALLAPILVGTDIAAVLALTLGSSKTRVVGWMTLSLAVWTIVFVVGSVYGFSFLNVI is encoded by the coding sequence ATGTTGGAGTGGGTTGCAGAAGTTAATGTTATTTGGCAGTATCTTGTATTATTTTTACTTGCTCTAGCTCCCTGGATGGATGTTTCGCTAATCGTTCCTCTAGGGATACTTTGGGGAATGTCGCCAATTGGGGTGGGTATAACAGCCTTTGTAGGCAATTTCATCTTAATATTTTTGCTTGGCTTGTTTTTTAAGCAGTTTAGCCGCTGGAGAGCAAAGAGGAGAGAGAAAAAGGGTATTACCGGACCAACAAAGAAAGAAACTCGTTCAAGGAAAATTTGGGAAAAGTATGGCATTCCGGGTTTAGCTTTGCTTGCCCCAATTCTTGTTGGAACTGATATAGCTGCCGTCTTGGCTCTTACATTGGGTTCTTCTAAAACTCGGGTGGTGGGCTGGATGACTCTTAGTTTAGCTGTTTGGACGATTGTTTTTGTAGTGGGCTCTGTCTATGGATTTAGTTTTTTAAATGTGATTTAA
- a CDS encoding nitroreductase family protein — MEFNDIIHGHRSIREYEDREVSQELLDQILDAGIRASSSGNMQTYSIIVTRDTELRKKLYTAHMEQSMVVDAPVLVTFCADFNRMRKWLELNDAPVHFDNFMSFMIGAIDATLAAQNCALAAENAGLGICYMGSTLANCDQIGDLLNLPPNVVPVVGYSLGYPAENPSPRDRLPSHGLVHYDQYRDYSDEDILEIYRDRNEKGWDRYMANPRLKEMTERLGLKNLAQIYTIAKYTKESHMEFSQTVLNYLEKQNFMENE, encoded by the coding sequence TTGGAATTCAATGATATTATTCACGGACATAGATCAATCCGTGAATATGAGGACAGGGAAGTTAGCCAGGAGCTGCTGGATCAAATACTGGATGCGGGCATTCGCGCCTCATCAAGCGGCAATATGCAGACATATTCAATCATTGTCACAAGAGACACAGAACTTAGGAAAAAATTATACACCGCACATATGGAACAGTCGATGGTTGTCGATGCACCTGTGCTTGTAACATTTTGTGCCGATTTCAATCGGATGCGAAAATGGCTTGAGCTCAATGATGCTCCTGTCCATTTTGATAACTTCATGAGCTTTATGATAGGTGCGATTGATGCAACGCTGGCAGCGCAAAACTGTGCTTTGGCAGCGGAAAATGCAGGGCTTGGCATCTGTTACATGGGCTCAACGCTAGCAAACTGTGATCAAATCGGCGACCTGCTGAATCTGCCGCCCAACGTCGTGCCAGTTGTGGGATATTCATTAGGATATCCAGCCGAAAACCCGTCACCACGTGATCGGCTGCCAAGTCATGGACTGGTTCACTACGACCAGTACCGTGATTACTCAGATGAAGATATCCTCGAAATCTATAGAGACCGAAACGAAAAGGGGTGGGACCGCTATATGGCCAACCCGAGGCTAAAGGAAATGACCGAGCGATTGGGATTAAAAAACCTGGCGCAAATCTATACAATCGCCAAGTATACGAAAGAATCCCATATGGAATTCTCTCAGACAGTGCTGAATTACCTGGAGAAGCAGAATTTTATGGAGAATGAGTAA
- a CDS encoding DUF2238 domain-containing protein has translation MTKGKKNFIHIFLLLFVIAVFIWSMIKPIGGYGLMAVEAGPAVIGVLIVVLTYKRFRLTTLSYIIIAALAILMFIGGHYTYSRVPLFNWIKDVFDLHRNHYDRFGHLLKGLGVIVIREILLRKTPLSRGPWLIAIIISISLAIGALYEIIEWLFFLITHGGKESKNFLGTQGSMWDAQWDMSLTLIGSVLALLFLSKLHNRELPSNNNEEN, from the coding sequence GTGACTAAAGGAAAAAAGAACTTCATTCACATTTTTCTACTCTTGTTTGTTATCGCAGTTTTTATTTGGTCGATGATTAAGCCAATTGGAGGATACGGCTTAATGGCTGTAGAGGCAGGTCCTGCTGTAATCGGGGTGTTGATTGTCGTACTTACATACAAACGGTTTCGACTGACAACCCTGTCTTATATTATCATTGCAGCCCTGGCAATCTTGATGTTCATTGGCGGCCATTATACTTATTCGAGGGTTCCTCTATTTAATTGGATAAAGGATGTCTTTGATTTACACCGAAATCACTATGATCGCTTTGGTCATTTGTTAAAGGGATTGGGTGTAATAGTTATAAGGGAAATTTTATTAAGAAAAACTCCGTTAAGTAGAGGACCTTGGTTGATTGCCATCATAATAAGTATTTCCCTGGCAATTGGTGCCCTTTATGAAATTATTGAATGGTTATTTTTCCTTATAACGCATGGTGGAAAAGAATCAAAAAATTTTTTAGGTACACAAGGAAGTATGTGGGATGCACAATGGGATATGTCGTTAACCCTAATTGGTTCAGTTCTCGCACTACTTTTTTTGTCAAAACTTCATAACAGGGAACTACCCAGCAACAATAACGAGGAAAATTAA